In Neofelis nebulosa isolate mNeoNeb1 chromosome 7, mNeoNeb1.pri, whole genome shotgun sequence, the following proteins share a genomic window:
- the CARMIL3 gene encoding capping protein, Arp2/3 and myosin-I linker protein 3 isoform X5, with the protein MAKPSAELTRELQDSIRRCLSQGAVLQQHRVKLETKPKKFEDRVLALTSWRLHLFPLKVPAKVESSFNVLEIRAFNTLSQNQILVETERGLVSMRLPSAESVDQVTRHVSSALSKVCPGPGCLIRRGNADTPEGPRDTSPNSETSTSTTHSVCGGFSETYAALCDYNGLHCREEVQWDVDTIYHAEDNREFNLLDFSHLESRDLALMVAALAYNQWFTKLYCKDLRLGSEVLEQVLHTLSKSGSLEELVLDNAGLKTDFVQKLAGVFGENGSCVLHALTLSHNPIEDKGFLSLSQQLLCFPTGLTKLCLAKTAISPRGLQALGQTFGANPAFASSLRYLDLSKNPGLLATDEANALYSFLAQPNALVHLDLAGTDCAIDLLLGALLHGCCSHLTYLNLARNSCSHRKGREAPPAFKQFFSSAYTLSHVNLSATRLPLEALRALLQGLSLNSHLSDLHLDLSSCELRSAGAQALQEQLGAVTCVGSLDLSDNGFDSDLLTLVPALGKNKSLKHLFLGKNFNVKAKTLEEILHKLVQLIQEEDCSLQSLSVADSRLKLRTSILINALGSNTCLAKVDLSGNGMEDIGAKMLSKALQINSSLRTILWDRNNTSALGFLDIARALESNHTLRFMSFPVSDISQAYRSAPERTEDVWQKIQWCLVRNNHSQTCPQEQAFRLQQGLVTSSAEQMLQRLCGRVQEEVRALRLCPLEPVQDELLYARDLIKDAKNSRALFPSLYELGHVLANDGPVRQRLESVASEVSKAVDKELQVILESMVSLTQELCPVAMRVAEGHNKMLSNVAERVTVPRNFIRGALLEQAGQDIQNKLDEVKLSVVTYLTNSIVDEILQELYHSHKSLARHLAQLKTLSDPPSGPGQGQDPSSRGRGRNHDHEETTDDELGTNIDTMAIKKQKRCRKIRPVSAFISGSPQDMESQLGSLGIPPGWFSGLGSSQPTGGGSWEGLSELPTHGYKLRHQTQGRPRPPRTTPPGPGRPSQVPITGTRQENGMATRLDEGLEDFFSRRVMDESSSYPRTLRTLRPGLSEPPLPPLQKKRRRGLFHFRRPRSFKGDRGPGSPTTGLLLPPPPPPPPTQESPPSPDPPSLGNNSSPCWSPEEESGPLPGFGGSRGPSFRRKMGTEGAEPGEGGLAPGTAQQPRVHGVALPGLGRAKGWSFDGKREGTGPDLEGSVQAWQKRRSSDDAGPGAWKPPPPPQSTKPSFSAMRRAEATWHIAEESAPNHSCQSPSPASQDGEEEKEGAQFPERTVPTRNAKDPPLASRPPKPVAVPRGRRPPQEPGGREEAEAGGAVLGMNKPRLRLGSQQDQEETEVQGPPDPGRRTAPLKPKRTRRAQSCDKLEPDRRQPPDPTAGTSEPGTD; encoded by the exons ATGGCCAAGCCCAGCGCGGAGCTCACCCGCGAGCTGCAAG ACAGCATCAGGAGGTGCTTAAGCCAAGGGGCTGTGCTCCAACAACATCGGGTGAAGCTGGAGACGAAGCCCAAGAAGTTTGAGGATCGAGTTCTG GCCCTGACCTCCTGGCGCCTCCACCTCTTCCCCCTTAAAGTCCCAGCCAAG GTGGAGAGCTCCTTCAATGTCCTAGAAATCCGCGCCTTCAATACGCTCAGTCAGAACCAG ATCCTAGTGGAGACAGAGCGTGGCCTGGTGAGCATGCGGCTCCCATCCGCTGAGAGTGTGGACCAGGTGACACGACATGTGAGCTCTGCCCTCTCCAAGGTCTGCCCTGGCCCTGG GTGTCTAATCCGTCGTGGAAATGCTGACACCCCAGAAGGGCCCCGAGACACGTCCCCTAACTCTGAGACTTCCACATCGACCACTCACAGTGTCTGTG GTGGCTTCTCCGAGACCTATGCTGCCCTGTGTGACTACAACGGACTGCACTGCCGTGAGGAGGTGCAATGG GATGTGGACACCATCTATCATGCCGAGGATAACCGGGAGTTCAATCTTTTGGATTTCAGCCACTTGGAAAGCCG AGACTTGGCCCTAATGGTGGCAGCCCTGGCCTACAACCAGTGGTTCACCAAACTCTACTGCAAGGATCTGCGGCTG GGCTCTGAAGTGTTAGAACAGGTGCTACATACCCTGAGCAAGTCGGGGAGCCTCGAAGAGCTGGTGCTGGACAATGCCGGGCTTAAGAC GGACTTTGTCCAGAAGCTGGCCGGGGTGTTTGGGGAGAACGGGAGCTGTGTGCTGCATGCCCTCACTCTGTCCCACAACCCCATCGAGGACAAGG GTTTCCTCAGTCTGAGTCAGCAGCTCCTCTGCTTCCCCACTGGCCTCACCAAACTGTGCCTGGCCAAGACTGCCATTTCCCCTCGAG GGCTCCAGGCACTGGGCCAGACCTTCGGGGCCAACCCAGCCTTTGCCAGCTCCCTTCGATACCTGGACCTGAGCAAGAACCCTGGGCTGCTCGCCACAGATGAGGCCAAT GCCCTCTACAGTTTCCTGGCCCAGCCTAATGCTCTGGTGCACCTGGACCTGGCAGGAACCGACTGCGCCATTGACTTG CTTCTGGGAGCCCTGCTCCATGGCTGCTGCTCCCACCTAACCTACCTCAACCTGGCGCGCAACAGCTGCTCCCACAG GAAGGGCCGAGAGGCCCCGCCGGCCTTCAAGCAGTTCTTCAGCAGCGCCTACACACTGAGCCACGTCAACCTGTCGGCCACGAGGCTGCCCCTGGAGGCCCTCAG GGCACTGCTCCAGGGCCTCTCCCTCAACAGTCACCTCAGTGATCTGCACCTGGACCTCAGCAGCTGTGAG CTCCGCTCAGCAGGAGCCCAGGCTTTGCAGGAGCAGCTGGGGGCTGTCACCTGTGTGGGCAGCCTGGATCTGTCAGACAATG GGTTCGACTCGGACCTCCTGACACTGGTGCCCGCACTTGGCAAGAACAAGTCCCTCAAGCACCTGTTCCTGGGCAAGAACTTCAATGTCAAGGCCAA GACCCTGGAGGAGATCCTCCACAAGCTGGTGCAACTGATCCAAGAAGAGGACTGT TCCCTGCAGTCACTGTCAGTGGCAGACTCAAGGCTGAAGCTCCGCACCAGCATCCTCATCAATGCCCTGGGCAGCAACACCTGCCTGGCTAAGGTGGATCTGAGTGGCAATGGCATGGAGGACATCGGGGCCAAGATGCTGTCTAAGGCCCTGCAGATAAACTCCTCCCTCAG AACCATCCTATGGGATCGAAACAACACATCTGCCCTGGGCTTTCTGGACATTGCAAGGGCCCTGGAGAG CAACCACACACTGCGCTTCATGTCCTTCCCCGTGAGTGACATCTCCCAAGCCTACCGCAGCGCCCCGGAGCGCACCGAGGATGTCTGGCAGAAG ATCCAGTGGTGCTTGGTGAGGAACAATCACTCCCAGACATGCCCTCAGGAGCAGGCCTTCAGGCTGCAGCAGGGCCTGGTGACCAGCAGCGCCGAGCAA ATGCTGCAGCGGCTGTGTGGCCGGGTGCAGGAGGAGGTTCGGGCCCTGAGGCTGTGCCCCCTGGAGCCTGTGCAGGATGAGCTGCTTTATGCTCGGGACCTGATCAAGGACGCCAAAAACTCACGGGCG CTGTTTCCCAGCCTCTATGAGCTGGGCCATGTGCTGGCCAATGACGGGCCTGTACGGCAGAGGCTGGAGTCAGTTGCCAGTGAGGTGTCCAAGGCTGTGGACAAGGAACTGCAG GTGATCCTGGAGTCGATGGTCAGCCTTACGCAGGAGTTATGTCCTGTGGCCATGCGAGTGGCTGAGGGGCACAACAAGATGCTGAGCAATGTGGCTGAGCGCGTCACTGTGCCCCGGAACTTCATCCGAGGGGCGCTGCTGGAGCAGGCAGGACAGGACATTCAGAACAAGCTGGA TGAAGTAAAGCTCTCAGTCGTCACCTACTTGACCAACTCCATAGTGGACGAGATCCTGCAGGAGCTGTACCACTCCCACAAGAGCCTG GCCCGGCACCTGGCCCAGCTAAAGACACTATCAGATCCACCATCGGGGCCAGGCCAAGGGCAGGATCCGTCCTCCCGGGGCCGAGGCCGGAACCATGACCATGAGGAGACCACAGATGATGAACTTGGGACCAACATC GACACCATGGCCATCAAAAAGCAGAAACGCTGCCGCAAGATCCGGCCAGTGTCCGCCTTCATTA GTGGGAGCCCTCAGGACATGGAAAGCcagctggggagcctggggatCCCGCCTGGCTGGTTCTCAGGACTCGGAAGCAGCCAGCCCACAGGCGGTGGCTCCTGGGAGGGTCTATCCGAGCTGCCCACTCATGGCTATAAACTAAGGCATCAAACACAAGGCAGACCTCGGCCCCCCAGGACCACACCTCCAGGACCTGGTCGGCCCAGT CAGGTGCCAATAACTGGGACACGACAGGAGAATGGGATGGCCACCCGCCTGGATGAGGGGCTGGAGGATTTTTTCAGCCGAAGGGTCATGGATGAAAGCTCCAG CTACCCCCGGACTCTGCGGACCCTGCGGCCAGGCCTCTCAGAGCCGCCGCTGCCTCCACTCCAGAAGAAGAGACGCAGAGGCCTGTTTCACTTTCGCCGGCCCCGGAGCTTCAAGGGGGATAGGGGGCCAGGGTCCCCCACCACTGGGCTcctcctccctccgcccccacccccacccccaactcaggAGAGCCCCCCAAGCCCAGATCCCCCCAGCCTTGGCAATAATTCCTCCCCCTGTTGGAGCCCAGAGGAGGAGAGCGGCCCCCTCCCTGGATTTGGGGGGAGCCGGGGGCCTTCCTTCCGCAGGAAGATG GGCACTGAGGGGGcggagccaggggaggggggcctggCCCCTGGGACGGCACAGCAGCCAAGGGTCCATGGTGTTGCCCTTCCTGGGTTGGGAAGAGCCAAGGGTTGGAGCTTCGACGGGAAACGAGAG GGTACAGGCCCAGACCTGGAGGGCAGTGTCCAGGCTTGGCAGAAACGGCGCTCTTCAGACGATGCAG ggCCGGGAGCCTGGaagcccccaccaccaccccaaagCACCAAGCCAAGCTTCAGCGCCATGCGCCGAGCAGAGGCCACATGGCACATAG ctgaggAGAGTGCCCCCAACCACAGCTGCCagagccccagcccagcctctcaggacggggaggaggaaaaggagggggcCCAATTCCCAGAGAGGACCGTTCCCACTAGGAATGCCAAG GACCCCCCTTTAGCTTCACGGCCCCCCAAGCCAGTGGCTGTGCCCCGGGGCCGCCGGCCCCCCCAGGagccagggggcagggaggaggctgaggctgggggtgcAGTCCTAGGAATGAACAAACCCCGGCTGAGGCTGGGCTCACAGCAGGATCAAGAGGAGACCGAGGTCCAAG GGCCCCCAGATCCAGGCCGCCGGACTGCCCCCCTGAAGCCCAAGAGGACGCGGCGGGCACAGTCCTGTGACAAGCTGGAGCCTGACAGAAGGCAGCCCCCTGACCCCACAG CAGGAACCAGTGAGCCAGGAACAGACTGA
- the CARMIL3 gene encoding capping protein, Arp2/3 and myosin-I linker protein 3 isoform X9, translating to MAKPSAELTRELQDSIRRCLSQGAVLQQHRVKLETKPKKFEDRVLALTSWRLHLFPLKVPAKVESSFNVLEIRAFNTLSQNQILVETERGLVSMRLPSAESVDQVTRHVSSALSKVCPGPGCLIRRGNADTPEGPRDTSPNSETSTSTTHSVCGGFSETYAALCDYNGLHCREEVQWDVDTIYHAEDNREFNLLDFSHLESRDLALMVAALAYNQWFTKLYCKDLRLGSEVLEQVLHTLSKSGSLEELVLDNAGLKTDFVQKLAGVFGENGSCVLHALTLSHNPIEDKGFLSLSQQLLCFPTGLTKLCLAKTAISPRGLQALGQTFGANPAFASSLRYLDLSKNPGLLATDEANALYSFLAQPNALVHLDLAGTDCAIDLLLGALLHGCCSHLTYLNLARNSCSHRKGREAPPAFKQFFSSAYTLSHVNLSATRLPLEALRALLQGLSLNSHLSDLHLDLSSCELRSAGAQALQEQLGAVTCVGSLDLSDNGFDSDLLTLVPALGKNKSLKHLFLGKNFNVKAKTLEEILHKLVQLIQEEDCSLQSLSVADSRLKLRTSILINALGSNTCLAKVDLSGNGMEDIGAKMLSKALQINSSLRTILWDRNNTSALGFLDIARALESNHTLRFMSFPVSDISQAYRSAPERTEDVWQKIQWCLVRNNHSQTCPQEQAFRLQQGLVTSSAEQMLQRLCGRVQEEVRALRLCPLEPVQDELLYARDLIKDAKNSRALFPSLYELGHVLANDGPVRQRLESVASEVSKAVDKELQVILESMVSLTQELCPVAMRVAEGHNKMLSNVAERVTVPRNFIRGALLEQAGQDIQNKLDEVKLSVVTYLTNSIVDEILQELYHSHKSLARHLAQLKTLSDPPSGPGQGQDPSSRGRGRNHDHEETTDDELGTNIDTMAIKKQKRCRKIRPVSAFISGSPQDMESQLGSLGIPPGWFSGLGSSQPTGGGSWEGLSELPTHGYKLRHQTQGRPRPPRTTPPGPGRPSQVPITGTRQENGMATRLDEGLEDFFSRRVMDESSSYPRTLRTLRPGLSEPPLPPLQKKRRRGLFHFRRPRSFKGDRGPGSPTTGLLLPPPPPPPPTQESPPSPDPPSLGNNSSPCWSPEEESGPLPGFGGSRGPSFRRKMGTEGAEPGEGGLAPGTAQQPRVHGVALPGLGRAKGWSFDGKREGTGPDLEGSVQAWQKRRSSDDAGPGAWKPPPPPQSTKPSFSAMRRAEATWHIASPLFPSPS from the exons ATGGCCAAGCCCAGCGCGGAGCTCACCCGCGAGCTGCAAG ACAGCATCAGGAGGTGCTTAAGCCAAGGGGCTGTGCTCCAACAACATCGGGTGAAGCTGGAGACGAAGCCCAAGAAGTTTGAGGATCGAGTTCTG GCCCTGACCTCCTGGCGCCTCCACCTCTTCCCCCTTAAAGTCCCAGCCAAG GTGGAGAGCTCCTTCAATGTCCTAGAAATCCGCGCCTTCAATACGCTCAGTCAGAACCAG ATCCTAGTGGAGACAGAGCGTGGCCTGGTGAGCATGCGGCTCCCATCCGCTGAGAGTGTGGACCAGGTGACACGACATGTGAGCTCTGCCCTCTCCAAGGTCTGCCCTGGCCCTGG GTGTCTAATCCGTCGTGGAAATGCTGACACCCCAGAAGGGCCCCGAGACACGTCCCCTAACTCTGAGACTTCCACATCGACCACTCACAGTGTCTGTG GTGGCTTCTCCGAGACCTATGCTGCCCTGTGTGACTACAACGGACTGCACTGCCGTGAGGAGGTGCAATGG GATGTGGACACCATCTATCATGCCGAGGATAACCGGGAGTTCAATCTTTTGGATTTCAGCCACTTGGAAAGCCG AGACTTGGCCCTAATGGTGGCAGCCCTGGCCTACAACCAGTGGTTCACCAAACTCTACTGCAAGGATCTGCGGCTG GGCTCTGAAGTGTTAGAACAGGTGCTACATACCCTGAGCAAGTCGGGGAGCCTCGAAGAGCTGGTGCTGGACAATGCCGGGCTTAAGAC GGACTTTGTCCAGAAGCTGGCCGGGGTGTTTGGGGAGAACGGGAGCTGTGTGCTGCATGCCCTCACTCTGTCCCACAACCCCATCGAGGACAAGG GTTTCCTCAGTCTGAGTCAGCAGCTCCTCTGCTTCCCCACTGGCCTCACCAAACTGTGCCTGGCCAAGACTGCCATTTCCCCTCGAG GGCTCCAGGCACTGGGCCAGACCTTCGGGGCCAACCCAGCCTTTGCCAGCTCCCTTCGATACCTGGACCTGAGCAAGAACCCTGGGCTGCTCGCCACAGATGAGGCCAAT GCCCTCTACAGTTTCCTGGCCCAGCCTAATGCTCTGGTGCACCTGGACCTGGCAGGAACCGACTGCGCCATTGACTTG CTTCTGGGAGCCCTGCTCCATGGCTGCTGCTCCCACCTAACCTACCTCAACCTGGCGCGCAACAGCTGCTCCCACAG GAAGGGCCGAGAGGCCCCGCCGGCCTTCAAGCAGTTCTTCAGCAGCGCCTACACACTGAGCCACGTCAACCTGTCGGCCACGAGGCTGCCCCTGGAGGCCCTCAG GGCACTGCTCCAGGGCCTCTCCCTCAACAGTCACCTCAGTGATCTGCACCTGGACCTCAGCAGCTGTGAG CTCCGCTCAGCAGGAGCCCAGGCTTTGCAGGAGCAGCTGGGGGCTGTCACCTGTGTGGGCAGCCTGGATCTGTCAGACAATG GGTTCGACTCGGACCTCCTGACACTGGTGCCCGCACTTGGCAAGAACAAGTCCCTCAAGCACCTGTTCCTGGGCAAGAACTTCAATGTCAAGGCCAA GACCCTGGAGGAGATCCTCCACAAGCTGGTGCAACTGATCCAAGAAGAGGACTGT TCCCTGCAGTCACTGTCAGTGGCAGACTCAAGGCTGAAGCTCCGCACCAGCATCCTCATCAATGCCCTGGGCAGCAACACCTGCCTGGCTAAGGTGGATCTGAGTGGCAATGGCATGGAGGACATCGGGGCCAAGATGCTGTCTAAGGCCCTGCAGATAAACTCCTCCCTCAG AACCATCCTATGGGATCGAAACAACACATCTGCCCTGGGCTTTCTGGACATTGCAAGGGCCCTGGAGAG CAACCACACACTGCGCTTCATGTCCTTCCCCGTGAGTGACATCTCCCAAGCCTACCGCAGCGCCCCGGAGCGCACCGAGGATGTCTGGCAGAAG ATCCAGTGGTGCTTGGTGAGGAACAATCACTCCCAGACATGCCCTCAGGAGCAGGCCTTCAGGCTGCAGCAGGGCCTGGTGACCAGCAGCGCCGAGCAA ATGCTGCAGCGGCTGTGTGGCCGGGTGCAGGAGGAGGTTCGGGCCCTGAGGCTGTGCCCCCTGGAGCCTGTGCAGGATGAGCTGCTTTATGCTCGGGACCTGATCAAGGACGCCAAAAACTCACGGGCG CTGTTTCCCAGCCTCTATGAGCTGGGCCATGTGCTGGCCAATGACGGGCCTGTACGGCAGAGGCTGGAGTCAGTTGCCAGTGAGGTGTCCAAGGCTGTGGACAAGGAACTGCAG GTGATCCTGGAGTCGATGGTCAGCCTTACGCAGGAGTTATGTCCTGTGGCCATGCGAGTGGCTGAGGGGCACAACAAGATGCTGAGCAATGTGGCTGAGCGCGTCACTGTGCCCCGGAACTTCATCCGAGGGGCGCTGCTGGAGCAGGCAGGACAGGACATTCAGAACAAGCTGGA TGAAGTAAAGCTCTCAGTCGTCACCTACTTGACCAACTCCATAGTGGACGAGATCCTGCAGGAGCTGTACCACTCCCACAAGAGCCTG GCCCGGCACCTGGCCCAGCTAAAGACACTATCAGATCCACCATCGGGGCCAGGCCAAGGGCAGGATCCGTCCTCCCGGGGCCGAGGCCGGAACCATGACCATGAGGAGACCACAGATGATGAACTTGGGACCAACATC GACACCATGGCCATCAAAAAGCAGAAACGCTGCCGCAAGATCCGGCCAGTGTCCGCCTTCATTA GTGGGAGCCCTCAGGACATGGAAAGCcagctggggagcctggggatCCCGCCTGGCTGGTTCTCAGGACTCGGAAGCAGCCAGCCCACAGGCGGTGGCTCCTGGGAGGGTCTATCCGAGCTGCCCACTCATGGCTATAAACTAAGGCATCAAACACAAGGCAGACCTCGGCCCCCCAGGACCACACCTCCAGGACCTGGTCGGCCCAGT CAGGTGCCAATAACTGGGACACGACAGGAGAATGGGATGGCCACCCGCCTGGATGAGGGGCTGGAGGATTTTTTCAGCCGAAGGGTCATGGATGAAAGCTCCAG CTACCCCCGGACTCTGCGGACCCTGCGGCCAGGCCTCTCAGAGCCGCCGCTGCCTCCACTCCAGAAGAAGAGACGCAGAGGCCTGTTTCACTTTCGCCGGCCCCGGAGCTTCAAGGGGGATAGGGGGCCAGGGTCCCCCACCACTGGGCTcctcctccctccgcccccacccccacccccaactcaggAGAGCCCCCCAAGCCCAGATCCCCCCAGCCTTGGCAATAATTCCTCCCCCTGTTGGAGCCCAGAGGAGGAGAGCGGCCCCCTCCCTGGATTTGGGGGGAGCCGGGGGCCTTCCTTCCGCAGGAAGATG GGCACTGAGGGGGcggagccaggggaggggggcctggCCCCTGGGACGGCACAGCAGCCAAGGGTCCATGGTGTTGCCCTTCCTGGGTTGGGAAGAGCCAAGGGTTGGAGCTTCGACGGGAAACGAGAG GGTACAGGCCCAGACCTGGAGGGCAGTGTCCAGGCTTGGCAGAAACGGCGCTCTTCAGACGATGCAG ggCCGGGAGCCTGGaagcccccaccaccaccccaaagCACCAAGCCAAGCTTCAGCGCCATGCGCCGAGCAGAGGCCACATGGCACATAG cttctcctctcttcccatcccccagctga